The Chlamydia sp. genomic sequence ACAGCAAACACCCAAATGTGGTTAAAACATTTTGAAGATTTTGCTGCCGAAGCTCTAGCTACACTGGATCAGGACCTTCCTCTTCCTGCCTATGATTTCGTTATTAAAGCATCCCATGCATTCAATATGCTAGACTCTCGAGGAGTCATCTCTGTCACAGAACGTACCCGTTATATTACCAGAATACGTCAGTTAGCTCGAGCCGTTGCAGATAAGTACTTAATTTGGCGAGAATCTTTAAAATTTCCTCTTCTTACAACAGTTCCTACCGTCCCAGCAACGACACCTAAAAAGATCCCCCAGGTTTGTCAAATTGAAGACTTTCTACTTGAAATTGGAAGCGAAGAACTTCCTGCTACTTTTGTTCCCATAGGAATTCAACAACTCGAATCCTTATCTAAAAAGCTTCTTGCCGAGCATAGCATCTCTTATGACAGCCTCGAAGTGTTAGGTACTCCTCGCAGACTAGCACTACGCATAAAAGGCCTAAGTCCTGTAACTATTCGACCAGAATCTGAGAAAAAGGGCCCCCCTCTTTCCTTATTGTTCTTGGAAGATGGCTCCCCTTCTTCCCAAGGAGAGCAGTTTTTTGCTTCCCATGGCTTGTCGATTTCCCATCGAAGTGCTTTAGACCGTCCTTGTACGGTCTGTTGTATCCGCTCCATCAACGGTGCTGATTACTTATTCCTGATTACTCCGGAAGAACGCAAAGAAACAGCCACTATTCTTGTTAATGAGCTTCCTCTGTTGATTCGAGCGATGCGATTCCCTAAAAAAATGACTTGGGATCATGGGGGTATAGAGTATGCTCGCCCTATTCGCTGGTTAGTTGCTTTGTATGGCGATCAGATTCTTCCCATATCTTTGGGATTCGTTTCATCAGGGAATACCTCTTGGGGACATCGACAATTGGATAACCGACAGATAACTATTCCCTCAAGTAGCGCGTATATTGATACATTACGCGAGGCTTGTGTAATCGTCTCCCATCGAGAACGTCGAGATATTATTGAGCAAGGCTTACGCAATCTTGCAGGAGATCAAATAGTTGCTATAGCTCCAGGACATCTCATTGAAGAAACCGTCTTCCTTACAGAACACCCATTCGTCATAAGCGCTCAGTTCGATCCTAAATTCTGCTCTCTTCCTAAAGAACTGTTAATAGCAGAAATGATTAATCATCAACGTTATTTCCCAACACAAAATCAGGAAGGCAAGATCACTAATCATTTCTTCATCGTATGTGATAATTCCCCGACAGATATCATTGTTGAAGGAAATGAAAAGGCATTAACTCCTCGTCTTACAGATGGAGATTTCTTATTTAATCATGATCTTCATACCCCGCTTACTTCTCTCGTAGAGCAATTGGGGTCCGTAACGTATTTTGAATCTTTAGGTAGTTTAACAGATAAAACAGCTCGTTTAAAAATGCACCTAGAAGAGGCCTATCAGCTTCTTCCTTTATGCTCTCAGGAAGACATTGTCACTGCAATACATTACTGTAAAGCAGATCTAGTATCTGCGGTAGTCAATGAATTCCCTGAATTACAAGGAATTATGGGAAGGTATTACCTACAAAATGCCTCCCTGTCCAAAGCCGCTGCCATAGCGATTGGAGAGCATTTGCAACATATTACTTTAGGTTCGAGCATCTCTACAACTGGAGCTTTATTGAGCATCCTTGACCGAGCAGATAACCTACTTTCGTGTTTCATCCTGGGACTGTTCCCAACATCCTCTCATGATCCCTATGCACTGCGCAGACAATCGCTAGAGATTCTTACGCTTCTTCATACAACCCAAAGTTCAATAAACATAGAGGAGTTTTTCTCTCGTCTTATCCGACATTTTCCTAGCACGATAGTCAAAGCTCCTGATGAAATCGTAAACAAACTCACTGCTTTCATTTGGGGACGATTAAAAACTGTTTTATCATCTTTAGGATTTGATAAAGAAATCATAGCCACAGTTCTAACTGACAGTTGCCCTAAAAACCCTCTCACTATCATTCAAAGTGCTCAGTCTATTCAAGACCTCAAAAATTCTCAAACGCTAGAGGTCATTGCAGCAACCCACAATCGATTAAAAAAAATCTTAGCATCCCTCTCTTTCTCTGTTACAGAGCACATATTTTCTCTACAAACTGAAGAAGACATATCCTTTAAACAAGCTTTAGAAAATTTTGCACAGAAAACAGCTGCTCTTCCAATGAGCTCCCGAGAATATTTGTGCTTGTTGAAAGACTTATCCCATAGTACAGAATTTTTCTTAGATTCGGTACGCGTCGCCTGCGATGACGAAAACATTCGCAATCAGCGCATCGCGCTCCTTGTAGAAGCCCAGAAAGCCTTTGGTTTTTATTCTTGGGATGTTTTGTAGAAAAGAGCAGGCTTTTGCCCGCTCTACTCAACAGTCTCTGAAGTAGTTTGAGGAATTAATGTGACGTCCATAACTTCTGCGGAAGAATCTCCAACAGCAATCGTAACAATTACTGGTTGCTTAGGGAACTCATTATCAGGAAATTTGCTGAGAAAAGCCTCTATCTCGGCAATCATGGGATCTTGAACCGGCGGATAAATAAGCGGAACAGTCCCAGACTGAGCGAGAACAACAAAATTCGCAAAAGCAGATAGTAAAGAATCCTCCATAGAAGAAGCTATGTCAAAAAGAGCCTCGAAGGAAATCGTATTGGAACAATCTAATAAAATAACGAGGGTCAACTTATCTCGCTCCCGAGCATCTTGCAAAGCTTGCTCGTAGCTGTAAAATACACTCGTCTCTTGTAAGTCTTCCTCTACTTCTTGTTGACACTGCTTATCTTCTTTCGAAAATGCTTCAGTTGCAGGAAGAACTAGTACAAGTGAGAATAAAGCCAGCAAGAATCTCATAAGAAAACTCCTTCCCTACTCAAATAGAAAATTTACGGTCAAGGCTATCATAATGCTGAAAAAATAGCTGCAAATAAGAAGACAGAAGAAGGCTTTTTTGAAAAATCGATGTCAAATTACATATTTTCGCAAGAAGCTAATAAACCTTCTAACTCTAAATTTTGTGAATTTTGTAGTTCGTTCAAAATATAGGTAGAGCCGTACCCTAATCCAGCACTTTTCGCAACTTCACGAGCAGAATCCAATAATGAAATTGTAGAAGAGGAACGCACAGCACCGACCCCTACAGCTTCTGAAGCAATCAAACTCAAAGTTTTAGGAGATGTGGTAGTTAGTGCAGCTCCACAAAATAAAGAGAATGTAAATGCAGTTAATAAAAAGTGAAGATTTCTCATAAACCCCCAACAATTGAGAACTAACGAGGAAGCATTCTACAATAAAATAAACTAACTATCAATAGTTTAAAACTACAATTAAAGAAATCTTAACCACCAATTAATGAAACCTGTATTCTTTCCTCGGAAAGACGTACATACTCTTGTAAAGAATCTAACTCTTTACCTGCTTGATAATAAAGCTTTCTTTTCCGGTCTCGCCAATGTTTATCTAATAGCTTCTGAACAGCCTGCACAACAATATCACGCATCAGCTCAGTATTTATCCGTCTAGCAACGAGCAACGTCATAGCCTCAGTTTCTAAAACCAAGGACATCATGTCATCAGCAGAGGGTAGCGCTCGTTGATCATTGTAATGATTCATGGCCATTACAAATACAGACCGGTATTCCGGACAAAGAAACTCCTCAGGAGACAGATAATGTTTTATAGTTTCAGCAACAAACCTTTCTTCAGATTTAGCAAATAGCAAACAACGAATCACATCAGCTTCTAGAATCATTCTGGGAGAAATTTTTCTCGGAATCTTTTTTTCTTGAACAATCTCAAGGGTAGGATCGGGTTCTGCTGACTTTTCTTTAATAGAAGGTAGTTTTCCCTTATTCTCTGGAGTAGCCAGAATAGAAGAAAGATAACTCAAAACAGCAGATTCTGGGACCTTTACCAAAGAAGCTAACTGTCTCAAATATTCATGAATCATAATAGGGCTGCCCCAGTATCTTACCTGCTGAATTACCTCTTCCACCACCTTAGCTTTTTCTCTGGGAGTAAATTGCTCATAAGAACGAATCTTATGCCAAACAAGGAACGAAAGGTACTCTTCTCCCCTATCTAATAATTCCCGTAGTTCCTCTGGCCCCCTTTGCATTAAAAAAGAATCCGGATCTTGTCCAGAAGGGAGACGACAAACTATTGCAAAAATCCCCGCAGCCTGACAAAGATCTCCAACACGTAAAGAAGCTTTCTCTCCTGCTGCATCTCCATCAAACAGTAGATACGCTTTAGACACTCCTAATTTAACAAGCTCTTGCACATGTGTCTCTGTAAAAGAAGTCCCTTGAGCAGCTAAAGTACAATTGAAGCCAAAGTCGATCATCTGCAAACAATCGGCTTGTCCTTCAACCAAGATGACTCTTCGCTCTTTAGTTATTCGCTTACGAGAAAATTGTAAACCGTACAACACACGAGATTTTTTAAACAAAAGTGTCTCAGGAGAATTAATGTACTTTCCTCCACGCCCTCTCTCCTTAAATCGTCGGGAAGAAAAGCCGATGGTGTAACCCAAAGCATCTTGTATGGGGAACATAATCCTTTGAGCAAACAAGAACCAATCTTTAGAAAGATATCCCGCCCATTCTAACTGTTTTATGGAGATATTACGCTCTTCCATAGCTCGAACGAACAATCTTTGTTCAGGGGCATAACCTATCTGAAAACGGTCTATTGTATCGGGAGAAAAGCCTCTTTTATACAAGTAGGTTAAAGCTTCCTCTCCTTCCGCTAAATGCAACAAACAATACTGAAAAAATCGTTCGGCTTCCTTATTGATGCGTCGTAAAAATTCTTTAGAATCTCTACTTGAAGACTCTTTAGTTTTTGTTTTAACAACAAGATCAACATGAAATTTTTTAGCTAGAAAGAGAACTGCTTCTGAGAAAGAGTATCCTTGTTGTTTCATGAGAAAATTAATTGCATCTCCATGCTCCCCACATCCATAGCAATGGTAATGACCTCTGGTTGGGTATACTATGAATGATGGGGTCTTCTCATCATGAAAGGGACAACAAGCCTTGTAATCTGCACCACTACGCTTTAAATGCACGTATTCCCCAAGAATACTAACAATATCGATACTGTGCTTCAGAGTCTCCAAGCTCTCTTCTGTGTAATACATGCTAGCCTAGCCCCTATCTTCTTGTTGTTTTTCAAATCCACTATCTACAAATACAAGAGTCTTACAATGTTTTTTACATATGCTCCTTCCCTTAGTAATCAGTGAGATGCCATCGTAACGCACTACGATTTTCTTGGGAATATGAGACTATGTCCGAATTCTTAGATGATTTCTTCTCTTAAGAATTTTTCTCACAAAAGTCTTATATTCCCCAAAAATGAAGCACCGTTGTACACTTTGCGCTTCGAAGGTTCCTTAGCGAACAAGCCCCGTTACCTTACCGCAAGTAAACTGTTTCAAGTACACACAATACTAGATAGAGCTATGACCCAAAAACTAACCCCAATGATGCAACAATGGCATCAGTGCAAAGAGCAAGCTGGTGATTGTCTATTATTATTTCGGTTGGGAGAGTTTTATGAAGCCTTTTTTGATGATGCATTTATCTTAGCTCAAAATTTAGATATCACTCTGACACAAAGGCAAAACATTCCTATGAGTGGTATTCCTGCTGCCTACCTAGACAGCTATGTTGACCGTTTAGTAAGCCGAGGGTTCAAGGTAGCTATTGCGGAACAAGCTGATAATCCTGAAGGAGGCAAGGGGCTTGTCCCTCGAACGATTAATCGATTAGTGACACCAGGAGCCTTACTAGCTTCTTCATTGCTTCCAGAGAAAGCAAACAATTACATTATTGCAATCAATCAAGTAGGTTCTTTATTCGGTCTTTCTTGCTTAGATCTTTCAACAGGGACTTTCCTTGTTGCTGAGTATGACAATACTAAAGATCTTATCGAAGCAATCTGTCGTCTTGCTCCTACAGAACTACTGAGCCATGCCAAATTTTATCAGAAAAATGAAGCCGTTATTAAACAACTTCGGCAACATTTACAACTCACTTTATCAGAATATGCCTCTTGGGCATTTGAATACCAGTCTGCAACTAAAAAATTATACTCCTGTTTTCAAGTTTCCTCTTTAGATGGTTTCGGGCTGCAAGGACTAGTGCCAGCTATCAACGCAGCAGGAGCGCTGCTCTCCTATATTCAAGATAAGCTTCTTCTTCCCATCTCTCATCTTTCTATCCCTAAAATTTACGGACAGCACAAACATTTACTTATCGATAAGTCCTCTCAAACCAACTTAGAATTACTGTCTGCCATTCACGGAGAACCTGGAAAAGGATCTTTGCTTCAGGTAATGGAAAGAACCTCTACTCCAATGGGAGGCCGTCTACTTAGAAGTACTTTAATCAATCCTTTCTATGATTTAAAAGAAATTATCCTAAGACAAGATAGCGTAGAATTCTTCTTACAACAAGAGGATCTTCGAAAAACTTTGAAACGGCATTTATCTTGCGTACGTGATCTAGAACGACTAGCTACCAAGATTTTCACTACCTTAGCTAGTCCAAAAGATATCGGAGCTCTTCGTGATTCACTACTTTCTTGTACACGCATTGCAAACGATTTACAGAACTATTCTCTTCCTGAATTTTTAACTAATAAACTTCTCATTTCCTTACCACTGCGCTCTCTCATAGAAACTTTATCGAAAGAGTTAATGCAAGAACTTCCTCTGAAAGTTTCAGAAGGCAATATTTTTGCTGATCACTACCATCAAGATCTTTTGCGATTAAGAAACATCAAAGAAAACTCAAAATCTTGGATTCTTGAGTATCAAGAACGTCTTCGAAGAGAAACCGGTATTAAAAAACTCAAAGTCTGTTATGCCCAAGCTCTAGGGTACTACATTGAAGTTGCTAGCGATCTTGCTCCTCAACTTCCCAAAGAATTTATACGCAGACAATCTCGTCTGCATGCGGAACG encodes the following:
- the dnaG gene encoding DNA primase, with the translated sequence MYYTEESLETLKHSIDIVSILGEYVHLKRSGADYKACCPFHDEKTPSFIVYPTRGHYHCYGCGEHGDAINFLMKQQGYSFSEAVLFLAKKFHVDLVVKTKTKESSSRDSKEFLRRINKEAERFFQYCLLHLAEGEEALTYLYKRGFSPDTIDRFQIGYAPEQRLFVRAMEERNISIKQLEWAGYLSKDWFLFAQRIMFPIQDALGYTIGFSSRRFKERGRGGKYINSPETLLFKKSRVLYGLQFSRKRITKERRVILVEGQADCLQMIDFGFNCTLAAQGTSFTETHVQELVKLGVSKAYLLFDGDAAGEKASLRVGDLCQAAGIFAIVCRLPSGQDPDSFLMQRGPEELRELLDRGEEYLSFLVWHKIRSYEQFTPREKAKVVEEVIQQVRYWGSPIMIHEYLRQLASLVKVPESAVLSYLSSILATPENKGKLPSIKEKSAEPDPTLEIVQEKKIPRKISPRMILEADVIRCLLFAKSEERFVAETIKHYLSPEEFLCPEYRSVFVMAMNHYNDQRALPSADDMMSLVLETEAMTLLVARRINTELMRDIVVQAVQKLLDKHWRDRKRKLYYQAGKELDSLQEYVRLSEERIQVSLIGG
- a CDS encoding glycine--tRNA ligase, encoding MPSQPLTLQAMMAAILHFWSEQGCVIHQGYDLEVGAGTFNPATFLQALGPEPFKAAYVEPSRRPQDGRYGQHPNRLQKYHQLQVLLKPVPENFLSLYLESLKVIGLNLTDHDIRFVHDDWENPTIGAWGLGWEVWLNGMEITQLTYFQAVGSKPLDTISGEITYGIERIAMYLQKKNSVYEVMWNDSLTYGDITQYAEQAWSQYNFETANTQMWLKHFEDFAAEALATLDQDLPLPAYDFVIKASHAFNMLDSRGVISVTERTRYITRIRQLARAVADKYLIWRESLKFPLLTTVPTVPATTPKKIPQVCQIEDFLLEIGSEELPATFVPIGIQQLESLSKKLLAEHSISYDSLEVLGTPRRLALRIKGLSPVTIRPESEKKGPPLSLLFLEDGSPSSQGEQFFASHGLSISHRSALDRPCTVCCIRSINGADYLFLITPEERKETATILVNELPLLIRAMRFPKKMTWDHGGIEYARPIRWLVALYGDQILPISLGFVSSGNTSWGHRQLDNRQITIPSSSAYIDTLREACVIVSHRERRDIIEQGLRNLAGDQIVAIAPGHLIEETVFLTEHPFVISAQFDPKFCSLPKELLIAEMINHQRYFPTQNQEGKITNHFFIVCDNSPTDIIVEGNEKALTPRLTDGDFLFNHDLHTPLTSLVEQLGSVTYFESLGSLTDKTARLKMHLEEAYQLLPLCSQEDIVTAIHYCKADLVSAVVNEFPELQGIMGRYYLQNASLSKAAAIAIGEHLQHITLGSSISTTGALLSILDRADNLLSCFILGLFPTSSHDPYALRRQSLEILTLLHTTQSSINIEEFFSRLIRHFPSTIVKAPDEIVNKLTAFIWGRLKTVLSSLGFDKEIIATVLTDSCPKNPLTIIQSAQSIQDLKNSQTLEVIAATHNRLKKILASLSFSVTEHIFSLQTEEDISFKQALENFAQKTAALPMSSREYLCLLKDLSHSTEFFLDSVRVACDDENIRNQRIALLVEAQKAFGFYSWDVL
- the mutS gene encoding DNA mismatch repair protein MutS; this translates as MTQKLTPMMQQWHQCKEQAGDCLLLFRLGEFYEAFFDDAFILAQNLDITLTQRQNIPMSGIPAAYLDSYVDRLVSRGFKVAIAEQADNPEGGKGLVPRTINRLVTPGALLASSLLPEKANNYIIAINQVGSLFGLSCLDLSTGTFLVAEYDNTKDLIEAICRLAPTELLSHAKFYQKNEAVIKQLRQHLQLTLSEYASWAFEYQSATKKLYSCFQVSSLDGFGLQGLVPAINAAGALLSYIQDKLLLPISHLSIPKIYGQHKHLLIDKSSQTNLELLSAIHGEPGKGSLLQVMERTSTPMGGRLLRSTLINPFYDLKEIILRQDSVEFFLQQEDLRKTLKRHLSCVRDLERLATKIFTTLASPKDIGALRDSLLSCTRIANDLQNYSLPEFLTNKLLISLPLRSLIETLSKELMQELPLKVSEGNIFADHYHQDLLRLRNIKENSKSWILEYQERLRRETGIKKLKVCYAQALGYYIEVASDLAPQLPKEFIRRQSRLHAERFTTQELQQFQDEVFSVEDKLQTLETKLFKELCCYIMQHRDLILELSTAVADLDYVSSLAELAAEYDYRRPLVDHSDALSITKGMHPVALALLDKGTFIPNDTVMHSAQTRMILLTGPNMAGKSTYIRQIALLVIMAQMGSFIPARSAHIGIIDKIFTRIGAGDNLSKGMSTFMVEMAETANILHNATNRSLVILDEVGRGTSTYDGLAIAQSVVEFLLFTEGKQAKTLFATHYKELTALELHCQHVENFHAVVKENGGQPIFMYEIMKGHSKKSFGIHVAKLAGFPLSVVSRAQQILHQFEGPDLRPEPEKAQQLVMF